Proteins from a genomic interval of Caldicellulosiruptor diazotrophicus:
- the hisG gene encoding ATP phosphoribosyltransferase produces MITIALPKGRLAQQTVELLKKGSLVDIDLSDESRKLVIEDVKNSLRFLMVKPFDVPTYVEYGVADIGVVGKDVLLEMNKRVYELLDLNIGKCFIALAGPKGMGKALLEKHDKIIATKFPNIAKEYFGNVRGEDVKIIKLNGSVELAPILGLSDMIVDIVESGRTLKENGLEVYEKLYDISARLIANRASLKLKTQIEDIINRLERMIEE; encoded by the coding sequence ATGATTACTATAGCACTGCCAAAGGGGAGATTAGCTCAGCAAACAGTTGAACTTTTGAAGAAGGGTTCGCTTGTAGATATTGATTTGTCTGATGAAAGTAGAAAATTAGTGATTGAAGATGTTAAAAATTCTTTACGTTTTCTCATGGTAAAACCTTTTGATGTACCCACTTATGTGGAATATGGGGTTGCAGATATTGGAGTTGTGGGTAAAGATGTCCTGCTTGAGATGAACAAAAGGGTGTACGAACTTTTAGATTTAAATATTGGAAAATGTTTTATTGCCTTAGCAGGTCCTAAAGGAATGGGTAAAGCTCTTTTGGAAAAGCATGATAAGATAATTGCAACTAAATTTCCAAACATTGCAAAAGAATATTTTGGAAATGTTAGGGGTGAAGATGTGAAGATAATAAAACTCAATGGTTCAGTAGAGCTTGCTCCAATTTTAGGTCTTTCAGATATGATAGTCGACATTGTAGAAAGTGGTAGGACTTTAAAAGAAAATGGGCTTGAAGTGTATGAAAAGTTATACGATATAAGTGCTCGACTTATTGCAAACAGAGCAAGTTTGAAATTAAAGACGCAGATAGAGGATATTATAAATCGTTTAGAGAGGATGATTGAAGAGTGA
- the hisD gene encoding histidinol dehydrogenase: MRILNSKKQIENYVEMGLIRKWENEEEIEKKVRKIISDVKEKKDEAVLYYTRLFDCNNICLDELQVPQEEIERAYFECEREDKDFIDALNTAYKNIYEYHMRQKEESWFYIKNGSLLGQIIKPLEKVGIYVPGGKGAYPSTVLMNSVPAKVAGVEKVIMVTPPDKNKSISKYTLAAAKICGIDKIYKVGGAQAIAALAFGTQIIPKVDKIVGPGNIYVATAKKLLFGYVDIDSVAGPSEVMVIADESANPKYIAADLLSQAEHDPMARCILVTTSLQVAQEVSKNVEKMLARFENSVAFESIEKNGVIIVVDHLFEAAEIANIIAPEHLEICCNDTEKVLFKIKNAGAIFIGEYSPEPIGDYIAGPNHVLPTSGTASFFSPLGVYDFVKRMSLIKYSKEQFLIDAPHAINIAQKEGFLFHANSLKVRLENV, from the coding sequence GTGAGAATATTAAATAGCAAAAAGCAGATTGAAAACTATGTCGAAATGGGTCTAATTAGAAAATGGGAAAACGAGGAAGAGATTGAAAAGAAGGTTCGCAAAATAATTTCTGATGTGAAAGAAAAAAAGGATGAGGCTGTACTCTACTATACACGACTTTTTGATTGTAATAATATTTGCTTAGATGAACTGCAAGTGCCTCAAGAAGAAATTGAAAGAGCATATTTTGAATGTGAAAGAGAGGATAAGGATTTCATAGATGCTTTGAACACTGCGTATAAGAATATCTATGAGTATCACATGAGACAAAAAGAGGAAAGCTGGTTTTATATAAAAAATGGGTCGCTACTTGGTCAGATCATAAAGCCTCTTGAAAAGGTAGGGATTTATGTTCCAGGAGGGAAAGGTGCGTACCCTTCAACAGTTTTGATGAATTCAGTTCCTGCAAAAGTTGCAGGCGTTGAAAAAGTAATAATGGTAACTCCACCTGACAAGAACAAGAGTATCAGCAAATACACTTTGGCAGCAGCAAAAATTTGTGGAATTGATAAGATTTACAAAGTAGGAGGAGCTCAAGCAATTGCAGCACTTGCGTTTGGGACACAGATTATACCCAAGGTAGATAAGATTGTAGGACCAGGAAATATCTATGTAGCAACTGCTAAAAAATTGTTGTTTGGATATGTAGATATTGACTCAGTAGCAGGACCAAGTGAAGTCATGGTTATTGCAGATGAGTCTGCAAATCCGAAATACATTGCTGCAGATTTACTGTCCCAGGCGGAACATGATCCAATGGCAAGGTGTATTTTAGTGACAACATCTTTGCAGGTGGCTCAAGAGGTTTCTAAGAATGTTGAGAAGATGCTTGCAAGATTTGAAAACTCAGTTGCTTTTGAATCTATTGAAAAAAACGGTGTGATAATAGTTGTTGACCATCTTTTTGAGGCTGCTGAAATTGCGAATATTATTGCACCTGAACATTTGGAGATTTGTTGCAATGATACAGAGAAAGTTTTATTTAAAATTAAAAACGCTGGTGCAATTTTTATAGGTGAATATTCCCCTGAGCCTATTGGCGATTATATTGCAGGACCGAATCACGTATTGCCAACATCTGGTACAGCAAGTTTCTTTTCTCCCCTCGGGGTTTATGATTTTGTCAAGAGAATGAGTTTAATAAAGTATTCAAAAGAGCAGTTTTTGATTGATGCACCGCACGCAATTAACATAGCGCAAAAAGAAGGTTTTCTCTTTCATGCAAATTCGTTGAAGGTGAGGTTAGAAAATGTTTAA
- the hisC gene encoding histidinol-phosphate transaminase produces the protein MFKKRLENFSNYTTPQIECLVKADANENLLEIPEGLKDIILDNLKNSISNLCFYPEIDSQPLKDALARFYSLKSENFIVGNGSDQIIHLIIQACCEENDLVFFIYPSFTMYKITAELFGVGYCFFDITSQWEIDIEKIISEISANERIKVIFIDTPNNPTGIVWSTENLKAVVEAFPSKLVVIDNAYGEYSDIDYIEFARRYNNTIILKTFSKIGFAGIRCGYGIANESIIKNLHKVKPPYNVNVLTQHIAIKVLENFEKLKNNIQLIKDERDKMIQKLKEYYFVIRSEANFVTVVDEYADKIFEYLVANKILVKKFEVGNKKLLRITLGKPQDNDIIIENLIRFKKENAKDGSKSC, from the coding sequence ATGTTTAAAAAAAGATTAGAAAATTTTTCTAACTATACAACGCCCCAAATAGAATGTTTGGTGAAAGCAGATGCTAACGAAAATCTTCTTGAAATTCCTGAAGGGTTAAAGGATATAATTTTGGATAATTTAAAAAATAGCATATCCAATTTGTGTTTTTATCCAGAAATTGATTCTCAACCTCTCAAAGATGCTTTAGCAAGGTTTTACAGTTTGAAAAGTGAAAATTTTATTGTGGGGAATGGATCAGATCAGATAATTCATCTTATTATTCAAGCATGCTGTGAAGAGAATGACCTTGTATTTTTTATATATCCGTCGTTTACGATGTATAAAATAACTGCTGAACTTTTTGGCGTGGGATATTGTTTTTTTGATATTACTTCGCAATGGGAAATTGATATTGAAAAGATAATTTCCGAAATAAGCGCAAATGAAAGAATAAAAGTAATATTTATTGATACTCCAAATAATCCAACCGGGATTGTATGGAGCACTGAAAATTTAAAGGCTGTTGTAGAAGCATTTCCTTCAAAGCTTGTGGTAATTGACAATGCCTACGGTGAGTACAGCGATATTGACTATATAGAGTTTGCAAGAAGATACAATAACACAATAATTCTTAAAACCTTTTCTAAAATAGGTTTTGCGGGTATAAGATGTGGCTATGGCATTGCAAATGAAAGTATTATAAAAAACCTTCACAAAGTGAAACCGCCCTATAATGTCAATGTATTAACACAGCACATCGCTATCAAGGTTCTTGAAAATTTCGAGAAGCTAAAAAATAACATCCAGCTCATAAAAGATGAAAGAGATAAGATGATACAAAAACTTAAAGAATACTACTTTGTTATTCGATCTGAAGCAAACTTTGTAACAGTTGTAGATGAGTATGCCGACAAAATATTTGAATATCTTGTTGCAAACAAAATTCTTGTAAAAAAATTCGAGGTAGGGAACAAAAAACTTTTAAGAATTACATTGGGCAAGCCTCAAGATAATGATATAATAATAGAAAATCTCATTCGATTTAAAAAGGAGAACGCAAAAGATGGGTCAAAGAGTTGCTGA
- the hisB gene encoding imidazoleglycerol-phosphate dehydratase HisB — protein MGQRVAEVQRKTKETDIKLILNIDGNGDYKISTGIGFFDHMLQLFSHHGKFDIHLEAKGDIYIDDHHTIEDVGIVLGQAFLKALSDKRGIKRYAHVILPMDEALVMVAVDISGRPYLAFDVDFKLPKLGDMTSQMVVEFFKAFVWSSKTTVHIKKLAGENDHHICEAIFKAVGRALKEACTIIDDRIPSSKGVL, from the coding sequence ATGGGTCAAAGAGTTGCTGAAGTTCAGAGAAAGACCAAAGAGACAGATATTAAGCTAATTCTCAATATTGATGGAAATGGTGATTACAAAATCTCAACAGGCATAGGTTTTTTTGACCACATGCTTCAGCTATTTTCTCATCACGGGAAATTTGACATTCACCTTGAAGCGAAGGGTGATATATACATTGACGACCATCACACCATAGAAGATGTTGGAATAGTTTTAGGTCAGGCTTTTTTAAAAGCTTTGTCAGATAAAAGAGGTATAAAAAGATATGCACATGTTATTCTTCCCATGGATGAAGCACTTGTAATGGTGGCAGTGGATATCTCAGGAAGGCCTTATTTGGCGTTTGATGTAGATTTTAAGCTACCAAAGCTTGGGGATATGACTTCTCAGATGGTTGTAGAGTTTTTCAAAGCTTTTGTTTGGTCTTCTAAAACTACGGTTCATATAAAAAAACTTGCTGGTGAGAATGACCATCACATTTGCGAAGCCATTTTTAAAGCTGTCGGAAGAGCCTTAAAAGAAGCTTGTACAATAATCGATGATAGAATTCCATCCTCAAAAGGAGTGCTATGA
- the hisH gene encoding imidazole glycerol phosphate synthase subunit HisH: MKKIYIVDYGMGNLRSVQKAFEYIGFEAFVTSSKDEIEKAEAIVLPGVGAFDVAILNLERFGLVNVLKKKIKESVFLGICLGYQLLYEFSEEGSCEGLRIFKGEVKKFPQKENIKIPHMGWNRIKVKGNSKLLKGVDNQFVYFVHSYYVENKDKSIVSSVCEHGIEFDSSIESGNIFATQFHPEKSGEVGLQILKNFGGLL, from the coding sequence GTGAAAAAGATATATATTGTGGACTATGGTATGGGAAACTTGAGAAGTGTACAAAAAGCATTTGAATACATAGGCTTTGAAGCTTTTGTTACGTCAAGCAAAGACGAAATTGAAAAAGCTGAAGCGATTGTTCTGCCAGGGGTAGGAGCATTTGATGTTGCTATTTTAAATCTTGAGAGATTTGGGCTTGTTAATGTTTTGAAAAAGAAAATAAAAGAGTCTGTATTTTTAGGTATATGCTTAGGTTATCAGCTCTTGTATGAATTTAGCGAAGAAGGTAGTTGTGAGGGTTTAAGAATTTTCAAGGGAGAGGTCAAAAAGTTTCCTCAAAAAGAGAACATCAAAATCCCCCACATGGGATGGAACAGGATAAAAGTTAAAGGAAATTCAAAGCTTTTAAAGGGTGTGGATAACCAGTTTGTGTATTTTGTTCATTCGTACTATGTGGAAAATAAAGATAAATCGATAGTATCTTCTGTTTGTGAGCATGGTATTGAGTTTGACTCTTCAATAGAAAGTGGCAATATATTTGCTACTCAGTTTCATCCTGAAAAAAGTGGGGAAGTAGGACTACAAATACTTAAGAACTTTGGAGGTTTGTTATGA
- the hisA gene encoding 1-(5-phosphoribosyl)-5-[(5-phosphoribosylamino)methylideneamino]imidazole-4-carboxamide isomerase, with translation MIVIPAIDLIDGKCVRLTQGDYSQVQLFNSDPIEQAKLFEKSGAKHLHVVDLDGAKVGRPVNFEIIRNIKRTTCLTVECGGGIRDKATVELYISLGVDYIILGSVIFKNPDFVNEAMKVFGKEKFIASLDFKDGFVKLSGWQETTKISIEEGIFKIKDLGFERLIYTDITTDGMLKGHNFEAAKYIRKLFDGFLTASGGISSREDIIRLKSIGIDAAIVGKALYTGQLKLEEIINIL, from the coding sequence ATGATTGTTATACCTGCAATAGACCTTATAGATGGAAAGTGCGTAAGACTTACTCAGGGAGATTATAGCCAGGTTCAACTGTTCAATTCAGACCCAATTGAGCAGGCAAAACTTTTTGAAAAAAGTGGTGCTAAACACCTCCATGTTGTTGATTTGGATGGGGCAAAAGTTGGAAGACCAGTGAATTTTGAAATTATTAGAAATATAAAAAGAACCACATGTTTGACAGTTGAATGTGGTGGGGGCATTAGAGACAAGGCTACAGTTGAGCTCTATATATCTTTAGGAGTTGACTATATCATTTTAGGTTCTGTGATCTTTAAAAATCCTGATTTTGTAAATGAAGCTATGAAGGTGTTTGGTAAAGAAAAATTTATTGCTTCTCTTGATTTTAAAGATGGTTTTGTAAAACTTTCCGGGTGGCAGGAAACAACAAAGATTTCTATTGAAGAAGGAATTTTTAAGATAAAAGATCTGGGGTTTGAAAGACTTATTTACACAGATATAACAACTGATGGAATGCTAAAAGGGCATAACTTTGAAGCTGCAAAATATATTCGGAAACTTTTTGATGGTTTTTTGACAGCATCAGGTGGGATTTCATCAAGAGAGGATATTATAAGACTTAAAAGTATAGGGATTGATGCAGCAATTGTAGGAAAGGCTCTTTATACAGGTCAGCTCAAGTTAGAGGAGATAATTAATATACTATAA
- the hisF gene encoding imidazole glycerol phosphate synthase subunit HisF — protein MVAKRIIPCLDVNRGRVVKGINFINLVDAGDPVESAQKYNQLGADELVFLDITASHEERNIIIEVVKNVAENIFIPFTVGGGIRNLDDIRNLLLAGADKVSINSAAVKNPDLVNEAAKVFGSQCIVVAIDAKKHSDGFHVYINGGRIDTGLDAVKWAKEVEMRGAGEILLTSMDRDGTKAGYDLELLEAICSSVNIPVIASGGAGRPEHFLEGFKAGAEAALAASIFHFGEILIGDLKSYLKNHGIEVRI, from the coding sequence GTGGTTGCAAAGAGGATAATTCCCTGTCTTGATGTCAACAGAGGAAGGGTTGTTAAAGGTATAAACTTTATTAACCTTGTTGATGCTGGTGATCCTGTCGAGAGTGCTCAAAAGTATAATCAGCTCGGTGCTGATGAGCTTGTGTTTTTGGATATTACAGCTTCACATGAAGAGAGAAATATAATAATAGAAGTTGTAAAAAATGTAGCTGAGAATATTTTTATTCCTTTTACAGTAGGTGGTGGTATAAGAAATTTAGATGACATTAGAAATTTGCTTTTGGCTGGAGCTGATAAGGTTTCGATTAACTCTGCTGCAGTTAAAAACCCCGACCTTGTAAATGAAGCTGCAAAGGTTTTTGGTTCACAGTGTATTGTGGTGGCAATTGATGCAAAAAAGCATAGTGATGGGTTTCATGTGTATATAAACGGTGGAAGGATAGACACAGGACTTGACGCTGTAAAATGGGCAAAAGAAGTTGAAATGAGAGGGGCAGGAGAGATACTACTTACTTCGATGGACAGAGACGGTACAAAAGCTGGATATGATTTAGAGCTTTTAGAGGCTATATGTAGTAGCGTAAACATTCCTGTCATTGCCTCGGGTGGAGCAGGTAGGCCAGAGCATTTTTTGGAGGGTTTCAAGGCTGGAGCAGAAGCTGCTTTGGCTGCTTCTATATTTCATTTTGGAGAGATTTTAATTGGAGATTTAAAAAGTTACTTAAAAAATCACGGCATTGAGGTGAGGATATAA
- the hisIE gene encoding bifunctional phosphoribosyl-AMP cyclohydrolase/phosphoribosyl-ATP diphosphatase HisIE, with translation MIDISALKFDQNGLLPVVVQDSLTGQVLMLAYMNKEALELTIQTGYMHYFSRSRNKIWRKGETSGNVQKLKSLFLDCDGDTLLAIVEQTGAACHTGNKACFFTALEGDKKKVTTDIIFELMKTINDRKQNKVEGSYTCYLFEKGLDKILKKIGEEATEVVIGAKNGQKEEIIYEVSDLVYHLSVLLAYFDLDWTDIFKSLEERSK, from the coding sequence ATGATAGATATTTCAGCTTTGAAGTTTGACCAAAATGGACTTCTGCCTGTTGTTGTACAGGATAGCTTAACAGGCCAAGTACTTATGCTGGCGTACATGAACAAGGAAGCTTTAGAGCTTACCATTCAGACAGGGTATATGCACTATTTTAGCCGAAGCAGAAACAAGATATGGAGAAAAGGGGAGACTTCAGGCAATGTCCAAAAATTGAAAAGTTTATTTTTAGACTGTGACGGTGATACCTTGCTTGCCATTGTTGAACAAACAGGGGCTGCATGTCATACTGGCAACAAAGCATGTTTTTTCACCGCATTGGAAGGTGATAAAAAAAAGGTTACAACTGACATTATTTTTGAACTGATGAAAACAATTAATGATAGAAAGCAAAATAAAGTGGAAGGTTCGTATACCTGTTACTTATTTGAAAAGGGGCTTGATAAGATACTTAAAAAGATTGGCGAGGAGGCAACAGAGGTAGTAATTGGAGCAAAGAATGGTCAAAAAGAAGAAATAATCTATGAGGTATCTGATTTAGTGTACCACTTGAGTGTTTTACTGGCGTATTTTGATCTTGACTGGACAGATATTTTTAAAAGCTTAGAGGAGAGAAGTAAATAA
- a CDS encoding mannose-1-phosphate guanylyltransferase, whose amino-acid sequence MQRFAVVMAGGGGTRFWPLSRSSSPKQFLNLSGNDILINETIDRISKVIPKKNIFIVTNINQKEMIEKVLDEEIDRNNIIYEPIGRNTAACILYAALKIKKIHEDGIMCVFPSDHYIKDNEGFAEVINTCIEIAEKHDKLITIGINPTFPSTGYGYIKFDRDSSDKYEKKAYEVLEFVEKPSFDKAKAYIKSGNYLWNSGMFVWKIDTIIQNFNRFLPRIYNRFYSIYEYLWTDQEFEKIGEIYPSLQDISIDYGIMERADEVVVVPGDFGWNDVGSWDSLGAIFPPDDDGNIVKALHVGIDTRDCIIYGNNRLIATINVSDVIIAETEDAVLVCSKNRAQDVKKIVEILKERKLDKFI is encoded by the coding sequence ATGCAAAGATTTGCAGTAGTTATGGCAGGTGGTGGTGGTACAAGGTTCTGGCCTTTGTCGCGAAGCTCGTCGCCAAAGCAATTTTTAAACCTCTCTGGAAATGACATTTTGATAAATGAAACAATTGATAGGATATCAAAGGTCATCCCTAAAAAAAATATCTTTATTGTTACAAATATAAACCAAAAAGAGATGATAGAAAAGGTTCTTGATGAAGAGATAGATAGGAACAACATCATTTATGAACCAATTGGAAGAAACACTGCAGCTTGTATTTTATATGCTGCACTTAAAATTAAAAAAATACATGAAGATGGAATAATGTGTGTATTTCCATCTGACCACTATATAAAAGATAACGAGGGATTTGCTGAAGTAATAAATACCTGCATTGAAATTGCTGAAAAGCATGACAAGCTCATAACAATTGGAATAAACCCCACTTTTCCTTCGACTGGCTACGGTTATATAAAATTTGACAGAGATTCCAGTGATAAATATGAGAAAAAAGCTTATGAGGTTTTGGAATTTGTCGAAAAGCCATCCTTTGACAAGGCAAAAGCATATATTAAAAGTGGTAACTATCTATGGAACAGTGGTATGTTCGTATGGAAGATAGACACAATTATTCAAAACTTCAATAGGTTCCTGCCCAGAATCTACAATAGGTTTTATTCTATATATGAGTATCTTTGGACAGACCAAGAGTTTGAGAAAATAGGAGAGATATATCCTTCTCTTCAAGATATATCTATTGATTATGGAATAATGGAAAGAGCTGACGAGGTGGTAGTTGTACCTGGTGATTTTGGCTGGAACGACGTGGGGTCATGGGATTCGCTTGGTGCAATATTTCCGCCAGATGATGATGGTAACATTGTGAAAGCTTTGCATGTTGGGATTGATACACGTGACTGTATAATTTATGGTAACAATCGGCTTATCGCCACAATCAATGTGTCTGATGTAATTATTGCTGAGACAGAAGATGCAGTTCTTGTTTGTTCAAAAAACAGGGCTCAGGATGTCAAAAAGATTGTTGAAATTCTCAAAGAAAGAAAACTAGACAAGTTTATATAA
- the murJ gene encoding murein biosynthesis integral membrane protein MurJ, translating into MSDSAKEITKATFFVIVATILSKLFGFLREVVLGAFYGTSYKLDSLIAAQLLPGVFFASILASFSTTFIPIYNEILVKESRETANRFASKSLFIIVIAALSVAVIGSFFSPLIVNIIFKGFDESAKNLTWQLMRITFFYIIFLGANYILQGFLQSNENFVVPVLVGLPFNAIIIFSAFLKKEFDIYGVAVAFVLGYLSMVLFQIPFAIKKGFKFKLDINLRDPYIIKLFKLVLPVFIGSSVMSLNSFVDRYLASFLPEGSISALNFADKLNGVVYSIFSGSISAVIYPYLSRFFSTEKKEDFKKYLVLSINSLILIMVPITTMVLVLSHEIVQFVYERGAFDSRSTYLTSSALIFFSLGYLGYAIREILSRTFYSIQDTITPMKNGILAVAINIVLNIILVKYLKHKGLALGTSIVAYVSVFLLMRSLFKKIGKIDLKSTIIVFIKALFASFVMVISIALAKNLIHIKTPVAFITKVINLTFWGFAGVISYGTVIYFLKIKEAQWILENSLKVLKKIRGLAAK; encoded by the coding sequence ATGTCTGACAGTGCCAAAGAAATTACCAAAGCTACTTTTTTTGTTATCGTTGCTACTATACTATCAAAATTGTTTGGATTTTTGCGTGAAGTTGTTTTAGGTGCTTTCTATGGAACAAGTTATAAATTGGACTCTTTAATTGCAGCCCAGCTGTTGCCGGGCGTTTTTTTTGCAAGTATTTTAGCTTCATTTTCTACTACATTTATCCCCATATACAATGAGATATTAGTAAAAGAAAGCAGAGAAACAGCCAATAGATTCGCCAGTAAGTCACTTTTTATCATTGTAATAGCTGCGCTTAGTGTAGCAGTAATAGGTTCTTTTTTTTCTCCTTTAATTGTTAACATAATCTTTAAGGGATTTGATGAGTCTGCAAAAAATTTAACTTGGCAGCTAATGAGAATTACATTTTTTTATATAATCTTTCTAGGAGCAAACTATATCTTGCAAGGATTTCTTCAGTCTAATGAAAATTTTGTAGTCCCTGTACTTGTAGGACTACCATTCAATGCAATTATCATCTTTTCAGCTTTTTTAAAGAAAGAATTTGATATCTATGGTGTTGCTGTTGCGTTTGTACTTGGATACCTTTCAATGGTGTTGTTTCAAATACCTTTTGCAATCAAAAAGGGTTTTAAATTTAAATTAGATATTAATTTACGCGACCCTTATATTATCAAACTTTTTAAACTTGTTCTGCCTGTATTTATTGGTTCATCTGTTATGTCGCTTAATTCTTTTGTTGACAGGTATTTGGCATCATTTTTACCGGAGGGAAGTATTTCAGCTTTGAATTTTGCAGATAAACTAAATGGAGTAGTTTATAGTATATTTAGTGGTTCAATCTCTGCTGTAATTTATCCGTATTTATCACGATTTTTTTCAACTGAAAAAAAAGAAGACTTTAAAAAATATTTGGTACTTTCCATAAATTCTCTCATATTGATAATGGTGCCGATTACAACTATGGTTTTGGTATTATCACACGAGATTGTCCAGTTTGTATATGAAAGAGGTGCATTTGATAGCCGTTCGACTTATCTGACAAGTAGCGCTCTTATATTTTTTTCCTTGGGGTATTTGGGGTATGCAATAAGAGAAATCCTTAGCAGAACTTTTTATTCAATACAGGATACAATTACACCAATGAAAAATGGTATTTTAGCTGTAGCCATTAATATAGTTTTAAATATCATTCTTGTCAAATATCTAAAACACAAAGGCTTAGCACTTGGTACCAGCATTGTTGCGTATGTGTCAGTATTTTTACTTATGCGTAGTTTGTTTAAAAAGATAGGCAAGATTGATCTGAAAAGCACAATAATAGTCTTTATTAAAGCATTATTTGCTTCTTTTGTAATGGTTATAAGTATTGCTTTAGCAAAAAATCTGATACACATAAAAACGCCTGTTGCATTTATAACTAAGGTAATTAATCTTACATTCTGGGGATTTGCCGGTGTAATTTCATATGGTACAGTAATATATTTTTTAAAAATAAAAGAAGCTCAATGGATTTTGGAAAACTCACTAAAAGTTCTTAAAAAGATTAGAGGATTAGCTGCAAAATAA
- a CDS encoding GNAT family N-acetyltransferase, translated as MNIRKATISDIPDLLYIYNYEVLNSTSTFDIHPKTSEDFLKLFDSHGNKYPIYVAEENSTILGYGYLSSFSEKEAYSITVEDSIYTHPLHRGRGIGKQILKFLIERAKDTGAVNIIAKVCAENHISLHLHKSFGFVEVGKLTKVGYKFGRFLDVIILQLIL; from the coding sequence ATGAATATCCGCAAAGCAACAATTTCTGATATCCCAGACCTGCTTTATATCTACAACTATGAAGTTTTAAATTCAACATCCACATTCGATATTCATCCCAAGACTTCAGAAGATTTTTTGAAATTGTTCGACAGCCACGGCAACAAATATCCTATTTATGTAGCAGAAGAAAATTCTACTATATTGGGTTACGGTTATCTCTCCTCATTTTCAGAAAAAGAAGCTTATTCAATCACAGTTGAAGACAGCATATACACACATCCATTGCACAGAGGCAGAGGAATTGGCAAACAGATTTTAAAATTTTTAATAGAAAGAGCTAAAGATACAGGGGCTGTCAACATAATTGCAAAAGTGTGCGCTGAAAACCATATAAGTTTGCATTTACACAAATCATTTGGATTTGTAGAAGTCGGAAAGCTCACCAAAGTTGGTTATAAATTTGGTAGGTTTTTGGATGTTATTATTTTGCAGCTAATCCTCTAA
- the nth gene encoding endonuclease III, whose product MTKKEKASYVIKELLKIYPQPKCTLNYNKPYELLIATILAAQSTDERVNKVTSKLFKKYTTLKSFAEADLAELENDIKSVGFYKNKAKSIKETARILVEEYNGTLPTTIEELVKLKGVGRKTANVIMANIYGIPSIIVDTHCKRLSNRLGLVNSNDATKIESDLRNIVEPQMYTVFSNLMVYHGRAVCRAIKPKCDVCAINDVCDYFKARK is encoded by the coding sequence ATTACTAAAAAAGAAAAAGCCAGCTATGTTATAAAAGAACTTTTAAAAATTTATCCACAACCAAAGTGTACTTTAAATTATAATAAACCATATGAACTTTTAATTGCAACCATTTTGGCAGCACAGAGCACAGACGAGCGTGTTAATAAAGTTACTTCTAAGCTTTTCAAAAAGTATACTACACTTAAAAGCTTTGCAGAAGCAGATCTGGCTGAGCTTGAAAACGATATAAAGTCTGTTGGGTTTTACAAAAATAAAGCAAAAAGTATTAAAGAAACTGCGAGAATTTTGGTTGAGGAATATAACGGTACATTACCAACTACTATAGAAGAACTTGTAAAACTCAAGGGAGTTGGGAGAAAAACCGCAAATGTAATAATGGCAAATATTTATGGAATACCTTCCATAATAGTTGATACTCATTGTAAAAGACTTTCAAATAGACTTGGGCTTGTAAATAGTAACGATGCTACAAAGATAGAGTCTGATTTGAGAAATATTGTTGAACCTCAGATGTATACTGTGTTTAGCAATTTAATGGTCTATCATGGAAGAGCCGTGTGCAGGGCAATAAAACCAAAATGCGATGTGTGTGCTATAAATGATGTTTGTGATTATTTCAAGGCCCGAAAATAG